A single Uloborus diversus isolate 005 chromosome 7, Udiv.v.3.1, whole genome shotgun sequence DNA region contains:
- the LOC129226325 gene encoding zinc finger protein 501-like, whose protein sequence is MNLNCFDSSETTCIKGEYSKKHSLKHEDLFVSQYCEDQYSSKSELEERLLEHSEDKLHTCEVCKSSFRQKRSLKRHMIVHMRERPFACNLCEARFSRKEVLDSHFITHREDRTFPCGMCEKTFKHNVSLRRHFLSHEEEKPECEICGKIYSDRSNYKKHLTIHTGEKPYSCEHCEKTFRSKKYLLQHLATHSDAKPYACEICNKTFGQKRLLKAHQLRHAGEKPYSCKHCEKTLRSKKYLLQHLTTHSDLKPYACEICNKTFGQKRGLKAHQLRHAGEKPYSCEHCEKTLKSKKYLLQHLATHSDAKPYACEICNKTFGQKRGLKAHQLRHAGEKPYSCEHCEKTLKSKKYLLQHLATHSDAKPYACEICNKTFGQKRGLKAHQLRHAGEKPFACEHCEKTLKSKKYLLQHLATHSDAKPYACEICNKTFGQKRGLKAHQLRHAGEKPFACEHCEKTLKSKKYLLQHLATHSDAKPYACEICNKTFGQKRGLKAHQLRHAGEKPFACEVFDQSLLDAA, encoded by the coding sequence ATGAACTTGAACTGTTTTGATAGCTCTGAAACGACGTGTATCAAAGGAGAATATTCAAAAAAGCATTCGTTAAAGCACGAGGACCTCTTTGTTTCTCAGTATTGTGAAGATCAGTATAGCAGTAAAAGCGAGCTTGAGGAACGCCTTCTGGAGCATTCAGAAGACAAACTGCATACTTGTGAAGTTTGCAAAAGTAGCTTCCGGCAAAAACGTTCACTTAAAAGACATATGATTGTTCATATGAGAGAAAGGCCTTTCGCATGCAATCTGTGTGAAGCCAGGTTCTCGCGGAAAGAAGTTCTTGATTCACATTTCATTACACATAGAGAAGATAGGACTTTTCCTTGTGGTATGTGCGAGAAGACGTTCAAACACAATGTGAGCTTGAGGAGGCATTTTTTGAGTCACGAAGAGGAGAAGCCTGAATGTGAAATTTGCGGGAAAATCTACAGCGACAGAAGCAACTATAAAAAACACCTTACtatccatactggtgaaaagccttACTCTTGCGAACATTGCGAGAAGACCTTCAGGTCAAAGAAATACTTGCTTCAGCATCTGGCCACACATTCTGACGCGAAGCCCTATGCCTGCGAGATTTGCAACAAGACATTTGGGCAAAAACGGCTACTGAAGGCTCACCAATTGAGGCATGCTGGAGAAAAGCCTTACTCTTGCAAACATTGCGAGAAGACCCTCAGGTCAAAGAAATACTTGCTTCAGCATCTGACCACACATTCTGACCTGAAGCCCTATGCCTGCGAGATTTGCAACAAGACATTTGGGCAAAAACGGGGACTGAAGGCTCACCAGTTGAGGCATGCTGGAGAAAAGCCTTACTCTTGCGAACATTGCGAGAAGACCCTCAAGTCAAAGAAATACTTGCTTCAGCATCTGGCTACACATTCTGACGCAAAGCCCTATGCCTGCGAGATTTGCAACAAGACATTTGGGCAAAAACGGGGACTGAAGGCTCACCAGTTGAGGCATGCTGGAGAAAAGCCTTACTCTTGCGAACATTGCGAGAAGACCCTCAAGTCAAAGAAATACTTGCTTCAGCATCTGGCCACACATTCTGACGCGAAGCCCTATGCCTGCGAGATTTGCAACAAGACATTTGGGCAAAAACGGGGACTGAAGGCTCACCAGTTGAGGCATGCTGGAGAAAAGCCTTTTGCTTGCGAACATTGCGAGAAGACCCTCAAGTCAAAGAAATACTTGCTTCAGCATCTGGCCACACATTCTGACGCGAAGCCCTATGCCTGCGAGATTTGCAACAAGACATTTGGGCAAAAACGGGGACTGAAGGCTCACCAGTTGAGGCATGCTGGAGAAAAGCCTTTTGCTTGCGAACATTGCGAGAAGACCCTCAAGTCAAAGAAATACTTGCTTCAGCATCTGGCCACACATTCTGACGCGAAGCCCTATGCCTGCGAGATTTGCAACAAGACATTTGGGCAAAAACGGGGACTGAAGGCTCACCAGTTGAGGCATGCTGGAGAAAAGCCTTTTGCTTGCGAGGTTTTCGATCAAAGTCTCCTTGATGCAGCATGA